CGCCAATGACCCTATTTATGGTGAAACGGTGGGgacattctgaaatttattgcGCTGAAATAATGTACATTGGGGCCATTTTATTCTTACcgaaatttgtccattgtccgTCATCATTGTCGTAGGGgtcatcataaacttttcacacgttcattttcttctccagaatcagtGGGCCAATTTAAATCAAGTTTGGAAggaagcatccttgggtaaagggaattcaagtttgttcaaatgatgggtCACACctttctccaaggggagataatagcaaaatagtgaaactacattaacatctttaaaaaatcttcttctccagaaccactgggccaatttcaaccaaacctgaCACAaaaggattcaagtttgttcaaatgaagggtcatgccccttttcaaggggggggggtgtaataacgaaatagtgaaaatacattgacaagttttgaaaatcttctccggAAACAAGTGGCCAATATTCAGCCAGTCATGGCACAAAGCAACCTAGTGTAAAGGGGGTTGaagttgttcaaatgaagggccatgtccccttcaaagggaagataatcacaaaaatgcaaagatAGGGTGGGGtggtttaaaaatgttcttgtcaggaaccactgggccagaagagctgaaatttgcatgaaagcttcctgacataatacaaATTTAAGTAAGTTAAAACCATGTCCCCGGGGTTTCATtagtgccacaataggggatcaaacttttacattcaAATGTACAGGGAAAATCGTTGAAAATCAAGAACCACTGTCCCAGGAAAATAcacgtgaaagcttcctggcatagtgcagattcaagtttgttaaaattatggtgCCCGAGTGTAGGATAGAGTCATggtaggggatcaaacttttacatatagatatacatgtatatggaaaatcatttaaaaataatcttctgaaaaatcactgagtTTTTTAAAGTATGCCCCCAGGAGAAGGGTGGAGTCACAATaaatgatcaaagttttatatacaaatataaagggaaaatgtttttaaaatcttcttctcaataaccattgggccaaataagtttacatttacatgaaagcttcctaacatcgtgcagattcaagtttataaaattcatgGACCCTagaggtaggatggggtcacaatagggatcaacgTTTTATATGTTAACATATGGGGAAAATCCTTATATCCTTAGGAtaggagaactattttctgaaattaACGTTGGGAAATAGGTGagggggtggagaactattttcttaACTTTAtgttgggaggtgagggggtgagaaaattttcattgatgtcGTATAGGACTTGATGTATGCAGAGATTAGATACCGTGTTATgagtgtttttaaattgaggtttGTTTTCAGTTTGGTACATTCAGAATTATTACATGGATTTTCTGTAGACATTCGTGTTCTAATAGCATAATATAATGGTGGGAAGAAATCATTTTGTGTACCTGGTAtttaatgttgaaatcaattttacagGGTAGCAGTTACTTGAGATATCCGGCTGATTGATGAGGATAATTTCCCTGAGACTAACATTTTGTAGGATTTGGATAGCTCTATTGCTGTAGAAAATGTCAGGTTTGTTAACgaaattatgtaaaatgttttatgCCTCATTCATGCAATGGCCGGGGCATATAGTGTTAACCCTTTTTAgatcacatgagctgaaagctaaagtgagctattctgatcacattttgtccagaATCAGACTTTTCGTCTCttcataaacttttaacatttttcgACTTCTCAAACACCACAGGGCTGATATCAGCCAAACTTTCctcaaagcatccttgggtaaagaggattcagGTTTGTACAAAATGGAGGACCATGCTCCATCCAAATGGGAGGTAATAAAAattagggtggagtcatttcctgacatagtgtagattcaaatttgttcaaattatggcacCACCCAGGAAGATGggatcacaataggggatcaaaaatGGTGGAGTCATATTAGAGGATCAGAAGTAttacatagtaatatataggaataatttTCTCTTTTTGTAGAATGATGACCCTTGAGTAAAGGCAATTGTATAGCTACGACACAGCTAGTCATTTTAGGTCCCTgggtaaactcaggtgaccgattgcaattggttgtcgtccgtcatAGTGCATTGTGCGTCGTCcatcgtgtgttaacaattgaacattttcaacttctttttgataactacctgtcccattcttttcaaatttagtatgaagaaTCTTTAGGACAAAGGGGATataaattgtagatttcatgatTCCAGCACCAATGGGGCATTATGGGCGGGCCAAAGACTTCCTAAATTGACCAAAAATCTTCTTtccaagaaccgcacatgtgtaagaaaaagaaatgcacggtgatgtagagcaagacggcctctaccaaaaattggaaatttcatgatccccggagtagggATTTTAatcccagggcggggccaaacttggtatataatgtttatgtgtaaaacacttaaataacatcttctttagtgctattgatactaaattgaaagtataaatagatatttagaaagaacaggtagtcctttaccaaaattgtaaatttcatgatcgcAGGTGTGGTATCGGggtttttggtatcagggtgggaccaaaatggtcagttattaaatgtgtgaacactagacatttttaacttcttcttgataactatcattccaattcttttcaaatttagtatgaaacatatttggagcaatggaacataaattgtaaatttcaggactccttcacccctggggccttaggggcgggccAAAAACTGCCcgaaattgaccaattttcaaaaaatcttctcaagaaccgcacacatgtaagaaaaactaaatgcatggtgatgtggAGGAGGAcagtctctaccaaaattgaacatttaatgagtcccggggtaggggttctgaccctagAGCGGgcccaaacttgatatatagtgtttatgtgtaaaacacgtaaataacatcttctttagtaccattgatactaaattgaaactaaatggatagagcaggtagtccttcaccagaattgtaaatttgatgatctccaGAGTAGGGTTCTGACCCAAGgtgggccaaacttagtatatagtatttatgtttaAGTTTGCTATTACTCTATAAattctaaatgcatacttaggaatcgCAGAAAAAGGTgtacaaaaaattgtgaattttacaagccagagttatgactttaggatgggtccaaatttgtcatattttttgatattctaatcttaatacacatattatttaacgcctttcatcagtgtatgtactttTGAGGACAGTgcagttttaagaacacatctattttatactgttgctgaacattagaatttagcttagatgttcagaacaggaattttttctagatttcatagcccgtGGGAGTAGTTTCGATAcgttttcactagtactcagatGACCAATAAGGCCTTGTTTTCAAAAGCAATATATTGTCGAagataaagaatctatatacacaATCTAAAGACCgtactttaaatagttcaggaaatacGATCTAAGTTTgggtttctttaaaaaaaaaatcaaacgctAAGGTTTAGGTCACAAGGTTGAAATCTCTGGTAATATCAGGAAGGTAGTTTTACATAAAATGccgatatatgaaatatgagagccatatgactcacaattcaaaagttcGTTAGGGGTATGTTAAGGTAGATGACAGGACATTATCCCTCCCCTCCTCAACTATAGTCACAAGCATATAACACTCTTGAATTCACGCACCTGCTacacttgaaaatgatttgtttaaatgaaagctgaagataacgaacagtgatcaatctcctaactcctggaagcaatgcaaaatagatagttggggaaacacaGACCCcatgacacaccagaggtgggatcaggtgcctaggaggagtaagcattccctgtcgactgtAAATTACTGAATTACCTGTATCATCTGAACgtgtttgcatattaacatgactAATCATCACCCTGCTGTTTTTTGCGATaaagaatttcaaaaacatttcccTATACATCTCCGTAAAAACCTGTGTCCATTATTGTGGTTCACTTCCCTGTGGACCacattttgaacaaacttgaatctgcactacctggggatgctctCATATTGATATGATCAATTATAACCTTCTCATTCTtgtgaaaaagatttttcatttatatccccatgtaaaacttttgaccCCCCCCCGATAAGGTCCTACCCAAACCCAGGgtggccatggttttaacaaacttgtatctatactatatcaggaaacgTTTACATTAATCGcattttttctggcccagtgattcttgagaagatttttaaataaccctaCTTATTTtgccttatcttgattattttccctttgatcctttcattttaacaaacgGTACCGCCGTGGTGGTCTCGAGATTAGAGCGCACGCCCCACATGCAGAATGCCGGGGTTCCAATCCCGACcacaacagacctaagtcgttaaaacaggtagtgacagttccatcgtcaaacgctcgacatcaggtgtgaatgtcactggtcctcgtagatgaccttaaaaacggatgtcccgtgtcacagtaggtgtggcacgctaaagaaccttcactgctcaatggctgtggATGTCTAGTATACATtatgtaggtctaaatttaaatgttaaacaagatacaatcaatcaatcaatcatttgaacaaacatgaattcccTTTGCCTAAGGATGAATGGTACCAGTTTGGATTggaattggccaaggggttgtGGAGAAGATGATAATGTAAAAAgtcaataacaacagataaaatTCAATTGGAAAAGCTCACTTTGTATTgtggatattggcctggatagttTGGTGCgtttagagcacctgactattaCATATGTTATATATGGGTGtcgggtttgattcccggtccaATCAAACCATGAATATTGGtttggatagctcagtggttagagcacctgactagtaatacagagATCCCGGGTCCAACTCCTCTTTTCCTTCCctttacatttacatatcaCATACTATCCTTGACAATTCAGTTTGATATAAatacactttgtttattttttaggACGGTCGATATTTAGATAAGTGGTGTGAAGTTATTGATTGTAAACAGAAAACTGTGATCTTGAATCTGAAGAACAGTGATGAAGACCGGACgtttggggtcactctctgttacagtactacaaatctaagtaagtactcagtaataatgtaagactgaactcttTCTCGTGTTTATCTAATatgaacattgaaaaataaaacacacattGAATGATataattcacaaacaaaataatggtCCATTAAACTcgcaaacacatgtacatgtaaaaaaatcacaaaggacggtaattaacacagggctgtgATGTACCCAGGACtttaattaacacagggctgtaatgtATTCAGGGCTGTGATGTACACagagctgtaattaacacagggctgtaattaacacatgGCTGTGCTGttcacagggctgtaattaacaagcaGATGTAATTAACAAGAAGAAGGAATTAACACAGTTCTGTAAAGTACACTGTGTTGAGTTGTGTAATTAACGCTGTGTAgatatgtgtaattaacactgtgtttatagatattggattttcttcactttagcagtgcgACACTCAGCCagaaagaggttgtctctgatgtccacacataaaccccatGGATATCGTagatcacagtgaatgtaacggaggaactgttcGTCCTGATCTAGTATGTGGATACGGTTATTGTTGCGGTCTgttgtcaggatgtgactctggctgtctgtagcgATGCCGCGTGGAGTAAATGAATGatcggtattagagggatgaccaatatatctaaatcggagttttcctgactgattgaccaccactactgctttAGCTGACcggtcagccacacagatattcaggttcctgttctcactgaggtatttaTAATAACCAGGtgaatagagaggacgaccctgatcatcaaactgaatgtgTTGTTTCTCTATGGAGCcagagtaacgcacgactttggattgttcTCCATCATCACTgaccatggtaaccaggagatcgtTAGCTGCGGTACAGCAGACATAGAGAGGTCTCCatccctgtagtgtgatcacggtctgtatctgtttattcgtAACTAAGTTCACGGTTTTATAATcatagtcagtataaacaagatctccatcccgtgtcactgctatgtctgTTGGTATGTaccctgacttggtttgtattgatgtcagtagtttacgcTGGAGGTTGAGGAGCTTCATTATTTCGTTATTCCCGCCTGTCCATACTTggtcttcactcagacagctaacactgaaTAGATGTTTATACCCAGTGTGAATGGTAGCGGTGAGTCGCGggtcatcaagcagtggttttaCTGTAGGAGACGAtgcagcttctgctgacttcattgtgtcgccatgttctgtgttaatggataatgacGACAcagaaccaaacatttcattgagctgatctttctttattttttgaGCAGAGAAACTCGGTACTGTAACAcggactttaggcggtaatgttctaaattcggaattcctagatttgtaagtagaggttaaggaggcgtcatttgattttaggattgatttcaagtcggacatgatctgtttgagttcagtcattttctgtgtgatttcttctgtatttttatttagcgcgtccagatgtttagttttcatctccGCAATGGCGGATTTCCGCTGGTTGATAATGGCGGTGATCTCCCGGTGTAGGATTTCTCCTTGTTCATCGGCTTCTGTCGTCAGTTTCCCGTATTTCCTTTCTAATTCGGCTTTCTCAGTTTGGACATCAgacgccatttcttcatatcggGGATAAATTCTTGTCTCTAATTCTTCTacatctttttgtaaactttctgttttagcgATGAGTTTTTCCAGTATATCTGATATAtcgtgacctttgtgtttaCCTGAAGTGACGCAagtagaacagacaggaatgtCACATTTTTCACAGTACATTTCACAGTGTTTATCGGAGTGGTCTGGACATTTGTGGTAGTCAGGAGTAGACTTTCTGTGTAAAAAGGGCACGACATTGTGTCTTTTAGACGAATCTGAGAGATGCTTTACTGCACAGTTAACAcagatatttatattacaaagttcacaatgactctgtagggggacagtttcacagaggtcacacagtaggacttTCTGAGGACTGCACCGTGGATGGATTTCTGATGCCGGGATCACACGAGAAGTTTActattaattaaataaaaacggaatttttttttaaagattttggcAGATTAAAACAATTAACGAAATAGAATTATAGTATGATATAGAACACAGCGGTCATTACTATAATAATAGTTTATTCTCACCtaaaaatccaacatggcctccctgttctttCGACATTCCGTCTAGTCCTGAGAATTAAATACCTGTGCAGCATGTCAGCCTGTATGCACTGTCTACGTGTTATAGCTTGAgtaaatatatagttttaaagTTTTGACCTAGTTTATGTTGGGTAATTTTGCTAACATTTACGTCAGACGTAAagatttcttttcattaaaaaatgtgAATCTGGAAACAAGGTATTGATATAACATCTTTGATTCTATCCCTTTTTATATCGAATTCGGCCTTTTGTACAAATACAATGATATTAATAGTTATAAAACGATTAGCAATATTCATTGTACGCAGGGTGGAGGGGGATTTCATGCAGTGGACCTCTGTTTTGGGGAGCGGGGATTTCATGCAGCGAACCTCTgtttaggggggggggatttcatGCTGCAGACCtctgtcgggggggggggggggtcatgtaGCGGACCTCTGTTTTGTACAAATTACATATTTGtgttttgatacacatgtacttaaCTTTTTTCTGTTGTAGAATGATTTGAGTGGGATAATGAACCTCAAGATgtctatgtacatgtgtgtgaaTAAACTCTGTTGTATTCGCGCATGCGAGCTTATCCAATATTATGTGTTTGAGTTTTATTTCTTTAACATTTTAGGATTTGTTGAATTAGTGcaaaggcggatccaggaaGTTTTGAAAGTGGGGGTGTCTACCACtaaatttgaattcaaaagGATGGAGGAGTCCACCCTCAAAAAGCACCATTGGATAAAGTCTTTTGACGaagggggtggtggtggtggtgggggtgtCCAACTTCCAGACCTCCCTCTGGACCCGGCACTGTAGTGAATTGCAACTCCCAGACCCCCTATGGGTCCGACGTTGTAGTGAATTGCAACTCCCAGACCTCCCTCTGGATCCGGCACTGTAGTGAATTACAACTCCCAGACCTACCTCTGGATCCGGCACTGTAGTGAATTACAACTCCCAGACCTCCCTCTGGATCCGGCACTGTAATGAATTACAACTCCCAGACCTCCCTCTGGATCCGGCACTGTAGTGGATTACAATAGAGATTATAAAAAAGGACTTACTTTcagtgatttatttcataatgatgTGTGTTGTTATATGGCGGATCCAGAGAGGGGGTCGGACCTCCCCCCCCCTCTGCGGAACAAAAATATTtgagttattcaattttaactaTACTTTAAGtctaaatgatatgaaaggtggatacttgcATGTAATTGCATTATTCAAATTCATTAACACCAGTATATCATTAATTCTAGGGTAAATAAAACGAAACACTGATATATATAaattacgatattttcgtcagatacaagtagcacataaggtagctcactacactaaaattttatttaatggttcGTTAACACATCTCTTATAAAGTGTGATTTCACcgtcgaaagagtgatacaagctctcaattacttaatatcaattttttttatttttccgggaatgataaaaaaggtattttgtttgcaaataagagattcttgcgtccaaatttcgctgtatTTGGTGCATGATGTGAATATCTAAGAACACAAGCCTAAAAGATTCCGATATAAAGATTCTAATCTTTTAGAACAACTatctatgaaaattgaaaacgctttttgcaaatattttttaaatcttcaaaaacatgtcagaaatgatatatatcgaagaaatatatcatagaaagaaattgaaacgaaatgaccaATAGATACaatcactatattcaaactgaagaaaaaagTACCAATCCCGATCAAAATTGGTAGAAATCACTAAAATAATTACATTGTTGCTCATTGTATGTactgttcatcaagaaattagtttcctttatacattcttttaatttgtaaacTATTTTATTTCAAGGAAATGTAGTTCACTGATTACAATAttctctatgactactttttTATAATTGCAATCGGGCTTGGTTCAATTCAtaaaaatcgtaatatttctgaattttgaccatttcatttcaatttctttttgaaatatatttctctgatatatcttttttttttccaaattgacatgtttttagaagattttatccgtaggtTTTAAAACCGAAAAATAGCAAATAATATCCTagattttcacaaatattttttgtttaaaaaattagaacgtctaTCTCTGTGGTTAGGCTTGCTTTCTtggatattcatattatgcatcaaatcacagcgaaatttggactagagtattttatttggaaaaaagtgcctttttatcattccggaatAAATCACAAacaatcatataaaataattgagagcttgtatcactttttCGATGGTAAAATCACACTTTATAAGAggcgttttaacgagccattgaataaaaatttaatgtATTGAGCTACCTTAAGATTTCTAAAAAAGTTTGagtaacataaaagttttgtacaagaagcagacaatttaaaagtgaaaaagaagtgaCAGAAAATGCTTGGAATGCAGGATTTTACACCATTTACTgcagagcttctgggggcctaggCAACCCCTGGCCTATTTGGAGTAACCTTTAAATCAGCCTTTTTAAATTGATCTGAATATAGCGATAACAATGAATAGAactggggggagggggaggggaaAGCAAATTGATAAGCCATCCTCCTAAAGCCCCTGTCACACTATAGCGTTTTGTTAGACGTTTGGTTGCGTTTTGAAAAATTGGAGAAACGTCGACATTCTTCAAATTGAGTTTCTAGGTCAACGTTGTTATAACGTTCTTGTAACGCTTGGGTAACACTCAGCCAACGTTCACGCAGTGTCAGTCGACGTTTGTGGTCGAAAATAACAGCAAAACATAGCGTTCTCAGCACTTTGATAGCGTTCTCATAGCGTTTGGGTAGCGTTTGTCTAGCGTCCATGTAGCGTTTCATTGTTTATTCCAGCGTCTAGCCAACGTTCTAGACGTTTGACCAGCGTCTAGCTGACATTCTCGACGTTTCCACAGCGTCTGCTTAACGTTCCTGTAGTGTTCCAGTAACGCGTGGAGCGTCTGTGTAACGTTCCTCTAACGTTTCCCCAACCTCCGGCTGGACAAGCAGTATAAAAGGGGGCTTTTGACGAGAGTCATAACTTCCATGTCAACCACCGCGCAGTTAACATCGCAGAAATATGCCTCCCAAGAGCAAGAGGGCCAGCAACAGAGGTCGGGACAGCAGCAGGGGCCAATGAGCAGCATCCTCTCCCAGCCAGGAGGTTATTACCATCACAACAGAGGTCCACCCCCTCGTGTCGAAAGCGAGGCCGACAGCCAGCCAGCAGCAGAAGCAACTGAAGAAGAAAAGGGCAACATTCACCTCCTCCAGGTCCCAGTCGCCCTCTCTAGCCTCCCCGGGTTCGAGCTCCTCCTCCTCACAGGAGAGAGGCAAAAGGAAGAGGAACGACAGGATAAACTGCAGCCTCTCTGAATCTGATGAGGCCATCATGGTCGAGTGGTTACTAGAATGCAGTGTATTGTGAGACTCTAAGCTTCAGGATTACCACAAGATTACCAACAAGGAGAAGGTGTGAGAGGCCCAGGCAGAGAAGATGCACAAGACAGTAACGAACTTGAAGGGCTGGTTCTGGTCACTGCGGTACAAGAGCGGTGACGGTGCCCCAAGAAGAACAGGGAGGGACGAGTGGGTGCTCAGCAACTTCAGATTCCTGCAGGAGGTAGTGCGACACAGACCGGAGACAGCCAAGCCCATCCTACCCAGCAGAGCCTCAGCTACAGCAGGAACTTGTAGTAAGCATCTACCAGGGCCAGTAACAATATGGAATAGAACCCCTTGTAGTTGTAGTACAAGGAGCCACTGTCTACCTGACACCTATTGTCCACATGCTTGCCATCTAGTGCTCCCAGGACATGGGGGAAGTTCCACCTCAGATATAATATGCAACCAACTTCCTTCCACTCTTCTGGCCTACCGGGGCAGGTCAACATCTCATCCAGGTACTGGTCCAGTATGGCATGCCAAACCTCTCTGACCATCAGTGACTGCGAGACATAGCTGTCACCAGAGGCAAGGTGTCGTAAAAAGTCAGGGCTAGTTTCATACCAGGGTCGAGGGTCGGTCTAAAGCGAGTGTCCTTCTTGGTGATCTTGGGTCCAACTCTCTGTCTCAGCTCATCAAAAATCTCTAGTGGCATGCGAAGGAAGTTGTGGAAGGAGGCTTGGTCTTCAGCTCTGAGTTCAGCCATCAGCTTGTCATAAACACCAAACTGGGATCGCCTTCCTATCCAGAGTCTCACCCAACTCTTTCTCCCTCTCCGCTTCCTTTTCTTCTTGGACTCTGCCTTGGACATCTTTACCTGGTGTAATACCAACTGCAGGAGGTTGTTGTGATGCATGAGAACAGCAACAGCATACTCGTGTTTTTCTTGGTCTGTCATTCTTCTGAGGTCTTCACTCTATGAAAGTTCCAACAGGGCGGTGACCTCTGAAAGCCCCTTTATATATGGCAAGTGGCTGCCAAACCCTTCTAAACACTACCAGTAGGTTACAAGGACGTTACATGGACGTTACACAGACGCCGCAAAAATTCAGAACGCTGACCGACGTTAGGAAGACCTTCAAAGAGCGTTACATGATCGTTAAGAACGCTCGGCGAACGCTGCGAAACGTTGGCGACACGCTGGACAGACGTTCGACGGACATTACGCAAGCGTTAACCAAGTGCTTGCCACACGCCAGACACTCAATGCCTAGCGTCGGGGGAACGTCCTGACTTTCGAGTAACGTTCGAGTAACGCCCACCAACTTTCGTGTAATGTTCCTGTAACGCGTAAGTAGCGTTTTGATAGAACGTCGTTAATTTTTGTGCACACCCAAAAATATTTTCACCATCAGCGTTTGCCGACGTCCCTCGACGTTCCCCAACGTTTGCCGAAGCTCTTGTAACTTTCTTGTAACTTAATTCTAACGTTCTCGACGTTCCTCTGCGTTTCGCAACACGTTACACGAACGCTGGTGAGAATGTCAGAGTGTGACAAGACCTTAAGATATGTATACAAGCAAAACACGAAATGAGGGGTTGGGGTTGAAGATTGTGAAAAGTAGCAAACAAATCAAGACACCCAACTTTCACAATTTCATGGATATGCCTATGTGTTTACACAACAATCCTTTGACACCAAGCCgttcaaaaattatgtttgatcaaacatatacatatgtacattaaacgAAAACCTTTTAGtatcaagtaaaaaaaaatcacatttcattatctcgtaattacgagacaAGATCTCGTAATTGAGAAAAGAACTAGTAGTTAcgagaaaatattgatataaagccGAGTTGCACAACTCATGGATACTTCTGGAAACGCGTTTGATACTATTTCCCTCTTTGTGAATTGGTCAGCAAATCGAAGTGATCTTATTCAAAGTGTGTATGACGGTAAATATTGTCGTCCGGTGTCGCATGATTTAGTTAGGGATAGTTTAGGGTTCCCATAGAAACGCTAAATACCTATAATTTTCGTACCGGGTTATAATTTACGTTCGGGTCCCCCTAAATTTAGTTCCAGTCATAATCAAACTTTTAGAAACATGAAATGCATACGTTTATGCACTTTTCTTGtgggttttatttcttttatcgGGTTATACAATAATCAAAGATTAATATCATTAGAGCGGGATTATTCATACGTCtaattttgtgttttcaaaattcgTCAGATCAAcaggacccagttgcacgaagatcttttctcgtaatttcgagataattatATCGTAATTACAAGATAGTGAAAggtgaatttatttttatgatacTAATCGGCTTTCGTAACATCACGCCATTCCCTCAGAAAACATGAAACCTGGGCAGTGTTTCATAATTataaataacattttacaaGCCTGATCcggatatattttgtatacatttaataaaattaatgtCTGTTGTAGGTAAAAGTATTTTGTCAGATTTCGCTATAAAAGTCAAAACGTCATTTTGAGTTTACCTTACGGACAGCAACGTTGAACTCGTCTTTCATCAATCGAACATGCAGTCATACGATTCAAAGTCAAGTACGAACTGAAAactattgttatcaaaacaatTGCCATTGTTCTGGTTGTGGAAAACGAGTGAAACAGGTATACAAACTTTACACATGTTCTAGTTCTCCAGAACTACATTTAAAGTCAGTTTTGAAGTGCAAAGAATTGATTTGGCT
Above is a genomic segment from Ostrea edulis chromosome 3, xbOstEdul1.1, whole genome shotgun sequence containing:
- the LOC125673317 gene encoding uncharacterized protein LOC125673317 translates to MYCEKCDIPVCSTCVTSGKHKGHDISDILEKLIAKTESLQKDVEELETRIYPRYEEMASDVQTEKAELERKYGKLTTEADEQGEILHREITAIINQRKSAIAEMKTKHLDALNKNTEEITQKMTELKQIMSDLKSILKSNDASLTSTYKSRNSEFRTLPPKVRVTVPSFSAQKIKKDQLNEMFGSVSSLSINTEHGDTMKSAEAASSPTVKPLLDDPRLTATIHTGYKHLFSVSCLSEDQVWTGGNNEIMKLLNLQRKLLTSIQTKSGYIPTDIAVTRDGDLVYTDYDYKTVNLVTNKQIQTVITLQGWRPLYVCCTAANDLLVTMVSDDGEQSKVVRYSGSIEKQHIQFDDQGRPLYSPGYYKYLSENRNLNICVADRSAKAVVVVNQSGKLRFRYIGHPSNTDHSFTPRGIATDSQSHILTTDRNNNRIHILDQDEQFLRYIHCDLRYPWGLCVDIRDNLFLAECRTAKVKKIQYL